One bacterium genomic window carries:
- a CDS encoding DUF2029 domain-containing protein: MKRPSDWLLAVILAVGVFLWQRSSFDLWHIDLFHIQLASYAWHSGQPERMYTDYDGYERWIEDWYRPQADRLGAWGDENAYFYPPFLAGVLSPVSDVHVYVWRNSLFAINVILLFVFASQIVRAVGTAFSWRGFLWAFSLVLLCYPMARATKLAQIVPLLAVLFWEGLLRLKSARKAATVLIGVVMAVKIFPAGWVLLPLVKRQWRFVLGIAGTVAAIYILSITLMGWDIHLRWWDAVREFGSVVYTYFGNQSPAGWFTRAVLGKSLLGQNFDPSPLIQFVRALFILVFLGGTVLLLWVHRNSELPFSLENGLMISGLLLSLPVTWEHYFLFVLPALGALLYSEWRRGRVDTQSILLIAAAFFFTMKLTRFYSDSDVGKIVSGSQCFGLILFWVYCVKRLKTEQGQTRIAGI, from the coding sequence GTGAAACGCCCGTCTGATTGGCTGCTCGCAGTAATTCTCGCTGTCGGCGTCTTCCTCTGGCAGCGAAGTTCGTTTGATCTCTGGCATATCGACCTCTTTCACATTCAGCTTGCATCCTATGCGTGGCATTCTGGTCAACCTGAGAGAATGTACACCGATTACGACGGATATGAACGTTGGATTGAGGATTGGTATCGCCCTCAAGCGGACCGACTCGGAGCGTGGGGTGATGAGAATGCCTACTTCTATCCGCCGTTCCTTGCCGGTGTGCTGTCGCCTGTGTCAGATGTCCACGTTTATGTCTGGCGGAATTCACTGTTCGCCATAAATGTAATTCTGCTCTTTGTCTTTGCGTCGCAAATCGTTCGTGCTGTGGGGACGGCATTCTCGTGGCGTGGTTTTCTGTGGGCATTCTCGCTCGTACTGCTGTGCTATCCGATGGCGCGAGCGACCAAGCTGGCGCAAATCGTACCTCTGCTCGCAGTGCTTTTTTGGGAAGGCCTTCTTCGTTTGAAATCCGCCCGTAAAGCGGCGACGGTATTAATTGGCGTTGTGATGGCGGTTAAGATCTTTCCGGCAGGCTGGGTGCTTCTCCCGCTCGTCAAGAGGCAATGGCGATTCGTTCTGGGTATTGCCGGGACCGTAGCTGCGATCTACATTCTTTCCATAACTCTCATGGGTTGGGACATTCACCTCAGATGGTGGGATGCCGTGAGGGAGTTTGGCAGCGTGGTCTATACGTACTTCGGTAATCAGTCGCCGGCAGGCTGGTTTACCAGAGCGGTGCTCGGCAAAAGTCTCTTGGGACAGAACTTCGATCCCTCTCCGCTCATTCAATTTGTCCGGGCTCTTTTTATTCTCGTCTTTCTCGGTGGAACTGTGCTTCTGCTTTGGGTTCATAGAAACTCGGAGTTGCCTTTTTCGCTGGAAAACGGCCTGATGATTTCCGGCCTGCTGCTTTCGCTGCCGGTGACTTGGGAACACTACTTCCTGTTCGTTTTGCCCGCCCTTGGTGCCTTGCTGTATTCAGAGTGGCGGCGCGGAAGAGTTGACACTCAGAGTATCCTGTTAATCGCGGCCGCTTTCTTCTTTACTATGAAGCTGACGCGATTCTACTCCGATTCTGACGTGGGCAAAATCGTCAGCGGAAGCCAATGTTTTGGCCTGATTCTGTTCTGGGTATATTGCGTCAAACGATTGAAAACCGAACAAGGACAAACTCGTATTGCCGGAATCTGA